The following nucleotide sequence is from Acetonema longum DSM 6540.
GGTTCGTCTTTTTCATGTGTGTTATGCGTGGAATGGCCATGATCCCTTTTCCCTTGTTGATTTATTTTGGATATCATCACATAAGAAGTGGCTTCATGACCCTCGTGGAAAAGCTATTAAGCATTTTGAAACGAAGATGGAGCCCCGTCTTGACTCGAATCAAAAGGTCGCAGGTTCGAATCCCTCCAGTTTCTTTTTGTTGCTTTAAATGCTAAAATAAGGATGGAATATTGTGTGCATACCCTGAAGGGAATTGGAACTGCCGATTATTTATATCTAGGAGCGGAAACAGAGGTATCGAAATGGAACCTGCATTTTATAGTTATTATTATTTTTCAATAAGAACTAACACCGCATTATAAACATGATCTGCACCTGAAGCCAAAATCTATTTTACATATTATTCCATAAAATTTCAAGGGATTTCCGTAAATCCCTTTTTGTCATTTATATAGCAACTTGACAAACGCAAGTAAATAGTTGGAAACTAACGGAGGAATAAGATGTTTCGTAATCTTTTTAATAAATCCGATACCGATATAATCACAATAAAGACAATCAGCGGCCATCAGGCAGATTGGGGAGGCGATGGTATTGTTTTTTATGTGAAAAACGGAAAAGGTTTATTGTCCGCTAAATATGGCTATTTGGAGAATGATGCACTAGCCACTTTGGTTTATGGAAACACTCCGCTAATAAAATTCCACGGAGATGGTCCATATTTTTGTCCAACCTGCGAAAAACTTGTTGCGGCGGGCTATGGGCTGAATATGGGCGATCAGCAAGTCATAGCCGAATTGCGGGATGTCCTGAATCGCAAATTTGTTTCATTGGGGGAGTCGCTGGAAAGCCTTAAACCCCTTCTGGGACTGTTGCCAACAGGATATTATGCGCTTGTTGATACAGAACTGTGCCCTACCAATGGCAATGGGGAATTCTTTTGGAAGCTAAATAATAAACCGACCTATAATAAAGCATCTTTCCCTATATATGGCGGAGACGGCCTTTGGAGCGCAGGAATACCATATTATATTTTGCCGACACAGCCACCAAGCCTCTACAATCCTCAGCAGGCTGAGTTTTATAGAAAAAATGATGACTATAGGGCAGTTGCTTATCATTTGGAAGGATACCTGTGTGCTTTGCTTGACGGGCATCATAAAGCGGTGGCTGCGGCGCTGGATAAGAAAAAGATTAAGTCACTGGTGATCATCCCGGCAAGTTCGGTGTGGGAAACAAATAAAAAACAGAATATCAAAGGCGGAATATCGATAAATGGCATAATTCTGAATGAAGATGAGCTGATTACATCTGTAACCGATATTATGAAATTGTGGAAACTGAATCAATTAAATAAAGTAGAAACGGAAACATATTTATCATTGATAAACGATGATTTTGATAAGAACTATGAATGGTCCCAGGAGATACTGGAAGCAGAGACGATTTTCCCGGATGCATTGACCGTTGCAAGAATACAATGGGCAGGAGATCTATCGGATAAAAGGTTGAATGGAATATTAAGAAATGAAGAGCCCTTATCTGATAAGGATGGCTTGAATATTGCAACAGCTTTATATTATTCAAAAAGCCTCCGGTTTAAAGAAATGGCATTTTATTTCTGTAGAAACTATTCCTTTGTGCTTGTTTGGCATAAGATTTATGAATTGCTTGCTAATATAAAAGATGAAGAGATAGAGGACTTTTTTGTAGATTACCTTATACAGGGTGATAAGGACCATCCTGAAGTAAAGAAAATCATCGATCATTATTTTTCAAATGAGCGGTATGATACAAAAGTAAATTGATGTACCGCCTCATAAAAGCAGAAATGACAAAAGGAGTTTTATGAGAACGCAGATTGAAAAGTTGCATTCTGCAGCAAGAAAGTACTGTATAGAAAGAGGTCATTACTGGCGTAAGCAGTATTTTAAATTGATTGAGAGCGACGGTAGTCATAATATGGGGTCTTACAGCGATGATGCATTGAAATTATTTCCTCGATATAATTGCCTTGACGCAATATTAATTGAAGTAGAGAAATTCACTCTTGAGGATTTTTCAAGTTTTTTGGAAGCGAAAGAGTTGATTATTCTGGCGGGAAATACCGCAGAAAGTATATTTACCAGATCACTAAACACCCTAGCTAAACGAGTAATGCAACAAGAAAGAGAAGCTTTTTGTGAATTCATTCATAGTCTTAACCAGGAGCAGTTAGAAACTATTGAGCCGCTTTTTTATAGAAGAGTACTTACTGAATCAGCAAGTCAGAAACTTTGGGCTATATTACTGGAGAAATGGGATATTCAACCTAAGAGTTATTGGTATCCCTTAAGGAATACTTCAAAAAATGATATGATGGCGTTTCAGGAAGAATCATTTGATGTTGAGTTTGGCATTGAGAATCTTAGGCGTATACTACAAAAACATGATATTCAGCATGTATGGACTCTGACCGAATCTGGGCCGGAATATGAACTCACTGTTTCAGTATTTGAACCGCTCTACTGTCACACCGGAGTTGAAACTTACAGTTTTTCACAACGAGCAGACTGGGTCATTTATGCTTCGCATGAGGAGTCTATAACCATTGGCGGGAAATGGCTTATCGATGAGATTAAGGCTAATTGGCCTCACTGGGAATGCTTCGTTTGGAAACCGACATTGGAAAATGCACAATAAATGCAGTTGCCACTCACTGAGAAAAAATGGATGTTAGAGGTTTCCTGCCCGCGGATTTCATGACAACCATTTAGATGGGTATAAAAGGGCCCCTGAATAAAGGTGATGTTTATGGACGGACATTTGACAAGAGAAGAGCAAAAAGAAATCAAAAAGAGATTGAACAATCAATATCAGCAGTTAGAAAAACTTGTGAATGAATGGGACCCGATTGGTCTAATTCGTGGAGGAGCACCCAAGGATGAATACGATTGTTTAACTGCACAGTTGTTGGCGTTATTGCATGAAGGGAAAAATGCAGAAGAACTCATGAAATTTATTATTACTGAATTAGATGAACACTTTGGATATGGGTTAAGCAATATTAGAGAAGATTGTCACGATAAGTTCTTAAAAAAATGCAGTGATGTTAGTGTAAAAATTGTCGATTGGTGGGGCAATAATAGTGATGACCAGGGTAACGTGAACCAGAAGTGAGCAAGTATATTTGACGGGGAGCGGACGATGAAATCGGAATTAACGAAAATCCCCGGCATCGGAAATAATATGGCGGAACATTTGATTAAGGCAGGTTACCCAACCATTGAATCGCTGAAAGGCAAAAGCCCTGATGACGTTTACGCCGCCGACTGCGCCGCGCAAGGCGTGATCGTGGACAGATGCGCGCTGTATTGCTACCGTCTGGCGTTGCATTATGCCGACCACGGCGGGCAACTGCCGCCTAATAAGCAAAATTGGTGGGATTGGAAGGGGTAATTCCAATATCAAACTGGCCCAATTAAAAGGAGAATTTCTGTTGCACCATTATGATGAGGAGGATGAGCTGTTTTTCATTGTCAAAGGGAGCCTATTCTGGGGGATTTGATATGTTAAATAAAGCTATAATTATCGCCACCGGTGCGCATGCCGGACAGTTAGATAAAGCAGGAGCACCGTATATCTTTCATCCGTTACGGGTGATGATGGCGGGAAACAGCGAAATTGAACGCATATGCGGAGTTTTACACGATACCATTGAAGACAGCGATATTACTTTGGAGTTCCTGCGCAGAGAAGGTTTTTCACCGGACGTACTTACCGTTTTAGACTGCGTGACAAAACGCCCCGGAGAAAACTACGATGATTTTATTGCCAGAATACTTGAGAACAAAACCGCATGTCGCGTTAAGCTTGCCGATTTACATGACAATATGGATTTATCAAGAATTAAAGATCCTACCGAGAAAGATAAGGTGCGCGTAGAAAAATATCGTAGGGCTGCCGAAAGAATATACGATGTTTTGTCGATAAGCTCTAACTTAAACGACGAACAATTATAAAATTGATGGTTGTGGTCAGATAGATATTCATTCATTTTTGCCGAAAGCATAATACTACAATAGAACATCCTGTCAAATTTTCAATGTTCTTTGACAAATTTGGCAGGATTTCTATGTTCAGACTGAAAATATATTAAAATATCGCCTCCACACAGGCGGAATGAAAAACAGCGGAATTCAAGCCGGGAAAATCACTCCGGTCTCTGGTCTTACGGAAAGGGATTGAGTCGATGCTGACAGGAGAAGTACGAAACAAGGTTGATAAAATATGGACGGATATGTGGGCGGGAGGTATCACCAATCCACTGACGGTAATTGAGCAGCTTACCTATTTGATGTTTATCCGCTCCCTGGATGAAAAAGAGCTGGAAACGGAAAATTTTGAAACTGTCAGCGGGGAAGTCCTGCCGAAACTGTTTCCGCAAGATGCGGACGGCCAGGCGATGCGCTGGAGCAAGTTCAAGAATAAAGATTCCCGGGAAATTTATGAGATTGTCGGTACCAAGGTGTTCCCGTTTATCAAGGCAATGAACGGAAAGAACAGCTCGGCATTTTCCCGTTATATGCAGGATGCCATGTTTTTAATTCCGACGCCGCAGGTGCTGCAAAAGATTGTCACCGGCCTGGATGAGCTATATGAACATGACATCAAGGACCTGGATATGCAGGGCGATTTATACGAATATATGCTTGGCAAGCTGGCCACGGCAGGGCAAAACGGGCAGTTCAGAACGCCGAAGCATATCCGGGATATGATGGTGCAGCTGGTGGCCCCGGCGCCGGGCGACAGGATAGCCGATCCTGCCTGCGGTACGGCCGGCTTTTTGGTTTCGGCGGCCGAATACATCAGAACCTGCTATGAAGACCAAATGACTGCCGAACAATGGAAACACTTCACCGGTGATATGTTCACCGGCTATGATACCGACCGGACCATGCTGCGCATTTCAGCCATGAACCTCATGCTCCATTCCATTACCCGGCCCCATGTGGACTATGTGGACAGCGTTTCCAAAAATAACGCGGTTGCTGCCGAATTTGACGTGATCCTGGCCAATCCGCCCTTTACCGGCACGGTGGATGCGGAAGGCATTCATGATAATCTAAAGGCCGTATGCGACACCAAGAAGACCGAGCTGTTGTTTGTGGCGCTGTTCTTGCGCATGCTGAAAAAAGGCGGCCGCTGCGCCTGCATCGTGCCCGACGGCGTACTGTTCGGCAGCACAAAAGCGCATAAGACACTGCGCAAAGAGTTGGTGGAAAATCACCAGCTGCGAGCGGTCATCTCCATGCCTTCCGGTGTATTCAAGCCCTATGCCGGTGTTTCGACAGCGGTATTGGTGTTTACCAAGACCGGGGCAGGCGGTACGGATAAGGTATGGTTTTATGATATGAAATCGGACGGCTTTTCGCTTGACGATAAACGTACGAATTTAGGTCATGAAGGAGACATTCCCGACATTATTGCCCGCTTTAGTAACCTTGCCGGGGAAGCAGACCGCAAACCGACGGAGCAGAGCTTCTTGGTGGATAAGGCGGAGATTGAAAAGAACGACTATGATCTTTCCATCAACCGCTATAAGCAAACCGAATATGAAAAGATCGAATACGACGCCCCCCAGGTGATCATGACACGGCTGGATGAGCTCAGCCTTGAGATAGGCTCCAAAATGGAGGAACTGAGGGGGCTTATCGGTGAGTAAGTGGGAAATGGTGAAATTAAAAGAGCTTGCAACGGTGGTCTCAGGCTCAACACCTAAAACATCGGTATCTACGTACTGGAACGGAGAATACAATTGGATAACCCCTGCCGAACTTAGTGAAGATACTTCCATAATAAACGAAACTCAGAGGAAAATAACCAAACTAGGTGTTGATCATACTGGTTTAAAATCATTTCCTAAAGGCACAGTATTGTTATCCTCCCGGGCACCTATTGGAAAAGTAGCCATTGCAGGAAGGGAGATGTTTTGTAACCAGGGATTTAAAAATTTGATATGTAGAGATGAACTTCATAACAAATATTTATTTTGGTTTTTAAAGGGCAAAACATCTTTTTTGAATTCATTAGGTAGAGGCGCAACGTTCAAGGAAATATCTAAAGCAATTGTTGAAAATATTATTATCCCCCTCCCGCCCCTCGAAGTACAAAAGAAAATTGCACAAACTCTTGGCGCCGCATCGGAACTGATCGCACTTCGCAAAAAACAGTCGGCGGAACTGGACAACCTGATTAAGTCCATTTTTTACGATATGTTTGGCGACCCTGTGATTAATGAGAAGGGATGGGAAAAGAAAAAAGTAAAAGAAGTATGTCAAGTTAAAATTGGACCGTTTGGAAGCCTATTGCATTCAAATGATTATATTCAAGGCGGAATTCCGCTTATTAATCCTAGCCACATCATTAAGGGGAAACTCTGTGCAGACAATATGTTAACAATAACAGAGGAGAAAGCTCAAGAACTTGCTCAGTATAGAATGGAAAAAGATGATGTCGTTATGGGAAGACGTGGGGAAATAGGCAGATGTGCTGTTGTTACTGATAAACATGATGGATTTTTATGTGGAACTGGCAGCTTATTTATGAAACCATCGCAGAAATTAAATTCTGTGTATCTAATGCAGACGATCTCTTCAACGCAAATGAGGAGCGTCTTAGAGAGGGCTGCTCAAGGTATTACTATGAAAAATCTTAATTCTACCATTGTAGAAAACATAGAAATCCTATTGCCCCCCCTCTCTCTCCAAACCCACTTCGCCACCATCGTCACCAAAATCGAAGAACAAAAATCCCTTGTACAAAAAGCAATCGACGAAAGCCAATCCCTCTTTGACAGCCTGATGAGCCAGTATTTCGAATAATATTTGAGGTGACCAGATATGCCTGCAAATTTCGATTTTTTACAGGAAAAAGCCGAATATCAGCTCTTTTCACCGGCCGCCATCGAAACCGAGCGGGTGCTCGCAACCTCTCCCGCCATGGCGGCGGTTGGGGCCAGAAAAGCGCTGGAGCTGGCGGTGAAATGGGTCTACTCTGCGGACAACACCATTTCCATGCCTTATAAAAACAATTTGCAGGCCCTCATCCATGAGCCTACCTTCCGGTTTGCCCTGGACCACAGGACCTGGGGCAAGCTGCCATATATTATCAAGCTGGGCAATCTGGCCGTACATACCGAAAAAGCGGTCAGCTTTAACGATGCGGTCCTGTCTTTAAGCGGACTGTTTGAATTCATCCAGTGGATTGATTACTGCTACGGCTCGGACTACGAAGAACGCCGCTTTGACGAGCATGCCATACCACAGGGGAAACCGGCCATTGACGACAGTATCATCAAGCAGAAGGATGCCGAGATCGAAAAGCTGCTTGCCCAGATTGCCGAGATGAGCGGGGCGCTGACGGCTCAAAAGGATCAGCACAAAGAGGAACGGGAGTTCAACCCGGAGGATATCTCCGAGTTTCAAACCCGCAAGCGCTATATTGATGTGGATTTACAGCTGCTGGGCTGGATCATTGGCGACGATGCCAAAGAAGAAGTAGCGCTGGCGGGTATGCCGAACAGCACGGGAACCGGTTCGGCGGACTATGTGCTGTATGGAAAAGACGGCTTGCCGCTGGCAGTGATCGAAGCCAAGCGGACCTCAAAAGACCCGAAGATTGGTACACATCAGGCCAAGCTATACGCGGATTGCCTGGAGCGGATGACTGGCAGGCGCCCCATCATGTTTACGACCAATGGATTTGAAACCTATATCTGGGATGACTGCTCTTCGCCGCAAAGGCAAGTCAGCGGCGTATTTTCCCGGGCCGACCTGGAAAAGCTGATGAGCCGCAGGACGCAGCGCAGGAAAT
It contains:
- a CDS encoding helix-hairpin-helix domain-containing protein — its product is MKSELTKIPGIGNNMAEHLIKAGYPTIESLKGKSPDDVYAADCAAQGVIVDRCALYCYRLALHYADHGGQLPPNKQNWWDWKG
- a CDS encoding bifunctional (p)ppGpp synthetase/guanosine-3',5'-bis(diphosphate) 3'-pyrophosphohydrolase, with the protein product MLNKAIIIATGAHAGQLDKAGAPYIFHPLRVMMAGNSEIERICGVLHDTIEDSDITLEFLRREGFSPDVLTVLDCVTKRPGENYDDFIARILENKTACRVKLADLHDNMDLSRIKDPTEKDKVRVEKYRRAAERIYDVLSISSNLNDEQL
- a CDS encoding type I restriction-modification system subunit M, which codes for MLTGEVRNKVDKIWTDMWAGGITNPLTVIEQLTYLMFIRSLDEKELETENFETVSGEVLPKLFPQDADGQAMRWSKFKNKDSREIYEIVGTKVFPFIKAMNGKNSSAFSRYMQDAMFLIPTPQVLQKIVTGLDELYEHDIKDLDMQGDLYEYMLGKLATAGQNGQFRTPKHIRDMMVQLVAPAPGDRIADPACGTAGFLVSAAEYIRTCYEDQMTAEQWKHFTGDMFTGYDTDRTMLRISAMNLMLHSITRPHVDYVDSVSKNNAVAAEFDVILANPPFTGTVDAEGIHDNLKAVCDTKKTELLFVALFLRMLKKGGRCACIVPDGVLFGSTKAHKTLRKELVENHQLRAVISMPSGVFKPYAGVSTAVLVFTKTGAGGTDKVWFYDMKSDGFSLDDKRTNLGHEGDIPDIIARFSNLAGEADRKPTEQSFLVDKAEIEKNDYDLSINRYKQTEYEKIEYDAPQVIMTRLDELSLEIGSKMEELRGLIGE
- a CDS encoding restriction endonuclease subunit S; translation: MSKWEMVKLKELATVVSGSTPKTSVSTYWNGEYNWITPAELSEDTSIINETQRKITKLGVDHTGLKSFPKGTVLLSSRAPIGKVAIAGREMFCNQGFKNLICRDELHNKYLFWFLKGKTSFLNSLGRGATFKEISKAIVENIIIPLPPLEVQKKIAQTLGAASELIALRKKQSAELDNLIKSIFYDMFGDPVINEKGWEKKKVKEVCQVKIGPFGSLLHSNDYIQGGIPLINPSHIIKGKLCADNMLTITEEKAQELAQYRMEKDDVVMGRRGEIGRCAVVTDKHDGFLCGTGSLFMKPSQKLNSVYLMQTISSTQMRSVLERAAQGITMKNLNSTIVENIEILLPPLSLQTHFATIVTKIEEQKSLVQKAIDESQSLFDSLMSQYFE